TAATAGCCTATTTACCTGTTGGATTACCTGTGCTTAAAGAAGCATTTGAAAGCATCCGAAAAGGTGAAATATTTTCAGAGTTTTTATTAATGAGTATTGCTACCATTGGAGCTTTTGCAATTAGCGAATATCCAGAAGGTGTTGCTGTAATGCTGTTTTATGCAATTGGCGAAGTATTTCAAACATTAGCAGTTCAAAGAGCAAAATCAAACATTAAGGCACTATTAGACCAAAGGCCAGATACTGCAACTGTATTGGAAGGTAAAAATGCTGTTTCTAAAAAAGCATCCGAAATCACCATTGGAGAAATCATTCAATTAAAACCTGGAGAAAAACTGGCACTGGACGGAAAGTTAATTTCTGACACCGCTTCGTTCAACACTGCTGCCCTAACAGGAGAAAGTAAACCTGATACCAAACAAAAAGACGAAACCGTTCTTGCTGGAATGATAAACCTGAATACAGTTGTTTTGGTCGAAGTAACAACGGCTTATTCAGATAGTAAGCTCTCAAAAATCTTGGAAATGGTGCAGGAAGCAACCGCCAAAAAAGCACCAACCGAATTGTTCATCAGAAAATTTGCCAAAATATACACGCCAGCAGTAGTGTTTGCAGCTATTGCCATTTGTCTCATACCTATTGCTTTTGTCGATAATTATGTTTTCAGCGATTGGTTGTACAGAGCATTAATCTTTTTGGTTATTTCCTGTCCTTGTGCATTAGTAATCTCCATTCCGTTAGGATATTTTGGTGGAATTGGTTCAGCGAGCAAAAACGGAATATTATTTAAGGGTTCTAGTTTTCTCGACATTATGGCATCTATACAAGTGGTTGTTATGGATAAAACAGGGACATTAACCAAAGGTGTTTTCAAAGTGCAAAAAGTGGTAGCCGTTGATGTTCCCGAAGCCGATTTAGTAAAATATACATCGGCACTCGAAACCAAATCAACCCATCCTGTTGGAACTGCTATTATTGAATATGCCAAAGGTGCTGAAAAAAGTGTAACCGTTACCGATGTGGAAGAAATTGCAGGACACGGACTAAAAGGCAAAGTAGATGGAAACGAAATCTTGGCAGGAAATGTAAAACTGATGAAGAAATTCAACATCAATTACGATACCGAAATAGACAATACACCATTTACAATCATCGTTATTGCCA
This region of Flavobacterium lacustre genomic DNA includes:
- a CDS encoding heavy metal translocating P-type ATPase yields the protein MKHQHKYDESGKQLCCTLEEKINRKTDKQTGCCTTLNEPEHSDDDGHDHSGGDQTTLQMFLPAIISFTLLLVAIGFDNYFTPTWFTDWVRTAWYIIAYLPVGLPVLKEAFESIRKGEIFSEFLLMSIATIGAFAISEYPEGVAVMLFYAIGEVFQTLAVQRAKSNIKALLDQRPDTATVLEGKNAVSKKASEITIGEIIQLKPGEKLALDGKLISDTASFNTAALTGESKPDTKQKDETVLAGMINLNTVVLVEVTTAYSDSKLSKILEMVQEATAKKAPTELFIRKFAKIYTPAVVFAAIAICLIPIAFVDNYVFSDWLYRALIFLVISCPCALVISIPLGYFGGIGSASKNGILFKGSSFLDIMASIQVVVMDKTGTLTKGVFKVQKVVAVDVPEADLVKYTSALETKSTHPVGTAIIEYAKGAEKSVTVTDVEEIAGHGLKGKVDGNEILAGNVKLMKKFNINYDTEIDNTPFTIIVIAINQKYAGYFLIADEIKEDAKQAIESLHKINVKTVMLSGDKQAVVDAVAKELNIDQAYGDLLPENKVEKVEELKSQNLKIAFVGDGVNDAPVVALADAGIAMGGLGSDATIETADIVIQNDQPYKIFTAINIGKKTKQIVYQNIGLAFAVKAIVLVLGAGGLATMWEAVFADVGVAMLAILNAVRIQQTKF